In the Paenibacillus sp. FSL H7-0357 genome, one interval contains:
- a CDS encoding carbohydrate ABC transporter permease, which translates to MQKTTIRPAAPYLQEIKADSSLNIRKIITTLVMSGFALLMIVPFIWMISTSFKSPADVFKYPVQWIPSSLNWEHHIKVWSGNDSFITYYLNSLKISLISTAGAVFFSAFAAYGFARIQFKGREPLFLVYLSMMMVPPQVLFVPKFLMFDWAGIYNTHWALILPGMFTIFGVFMLRQFFLSVPAEISEAAFIDGAGHFRIFFRLVLPLAKPALATLAVIDFSWHWNDYENALVFLLDKDLYTVPLGLQNFILENNVDYNGMMAAATAGIIPMIIVFLLGQRYIIQGVAGSAVKG; encoded by the coding sequence ATGCAAAAAACAACGATTAGACCGGCAGCTCCTTACCTGCAGGAGATCAAGGCTGATTCTTCCCTTAATATCCGCAAAATCATCACAACCCTTGTGATGTCCGGTTTCGCCCTGCTGATGATTGTGCCTTTTATCTGGATGATCAGCACTTCGTTCAAGTCGCCTGCAGATGTGTTCAAATATCCGGTTCAGTGGATTCCTTCCAGCCTGAATTGGGAGCATCATATCAAGGTGTGGAGCGGGAATGACAGCTTTATTACCTACTACCTGAACTCGCTGAAAATATCGCTGATCAGCACGGCCGGCGCAGTGTTCTTCTCTGCTTTTGCCGCTTACGGGTTTGCCCGGATTCAGTTCAAGGGGCGGGAGCCGCTGTTCCTGGTCTACCTGTCGATGATGATGGTTCCGCCGCAGGTGCTGTTCGTGCCGAAGTTTCTGATGTTTGATTGGGCGGGCATCTATAATACACATTGGGCGCTGATTCTGCCCGGCATGTTCACGATCTTTGGAGTGTTTATGCTGCGCCAGTTCTTCCTGTCCGTACCTGCGGAAATTTCCGAAGCGGCATTTATCGACGGGGCAGGGCATTTCCGGATCTTTTTCCGGCTGGTGCTGCCGCTGGCCAAGCCCGCCTTGGCTACTCTTGCAGTCATCGACTTTTCCTGGCACTGGAATGATTACGAGAATGCGCTGGTTTTTCTGCTAGATAAGGATTTATATACCGTTCCGCTTGGCCTGCAAAATTTCATTCTTGAGAACAACGTAGACTACAACGGCATGATGGCGGCAGCGACAGCAGGCATTATTCCGATGATTATCGTTTTTCTGCTGGGGCAGAGGTACATTATTCAAGGGGTGGCCGGCAGTGCAGTGAAGGGGTAG
- a CDS encoding ABC transporter ATP-binding protein encodes MLRRFFSYYRPYKKLFVLDFTCAVGAGLLELAFPVAVNKFIDDLLPGQDWSLILIASVALLAIYALNTAMNYVVTYWGHMLGINIETDMRKKMFDHIQKLSFRFFDNNKTGHLLGRITNDLNDIGEVAHHGPEDVFIAVMTLIGAFILMADINLKLAVITFIIVPIMAWVIIHFGRSMTSTYHRLFGNVGNFNARIEDNVGGIRVVQSFANEEYEKELFAVDNQMFRQTKLMAYKLMAKSSSVSYMMTRLITIVVMVCGAWFFIQGELEIGEFVAFILLSNVFFRPIEKINAVIESYPKGIAGFKRYLEVIDTEPDIADKPGAVEVGSLRGDIIFGNVSFGYDDNRSVLQEISLKVNAGDTIAFVGPSGAGKTTICSLLPRFYDVTGGSISIDGIDIRDMKLNSLRKQIGIVQQDVFLFSGTIRENIAYGKLDAELPEIWEAAKRAHLEELISSLPDGMDTVIGERGVKLSGGQKQRLAIARMFLKNPPILILDEATSALDTETEAAIQQSLADLSVGRTTLVIAHRLTTIKNADRIIVVNEDGISEEGRHEELVNAGGTYSRLYQAQYNA; translated from the coding sequence CGCCAGCGTTGCCTTGCTTGCCATCTACGCTCTTAATACCGCAATGAATTATGTTGTCACCTATTGGGGGCACATGCTGGGAATAAATATTGAAACAGATATGCGCAAAAAAATGTTCGATCATATCCAGAAGCTCTCCTTCCGCTTCTTCGATAACAATAAAACCGGGCATTTGCTCGGTAGGATTACCAATGATTTGAACGATATCGGCGAGGTGGCGCATCACGGTCCGGAGGATGTATTCATTGCCGTGATGACGCTGATCGGAGCCTTTATCCTGATGGCCGATATCAATCTGAAGCTGGCCGTGATCACGTTCATTATCGTGCCGATTATGGCTTGGGTCATCATCCATTTTGGACGCAGCATGACCTCTACCTACCACCGGCTATTCGGCAACGTAGGCAATTTCAATGCCCGGATCGAGGACAATGTCGGGGGAATCCGCGTGGTGCAATCCTTTGCCAATGAAGAATATGAAAAAGAACTGTTCGCTGTTGACAACCAAATGTTCCGCCAGACCAAATTGATGGCCTACAAGCTGATGGCCAAGAGCTCGTCAGTCAGTTATATGATGACACGTTTGATTACAATTGTGGTCATGGTCTGCGGCGCCTGGTTCTTTATTCAGGGAGAGCTGGAGATCGGTGAGTTTGTTGCTTTCATCCTGTTGTCCAATGTCTTTTTTCGGCCGATTGAGAAAATCAATGCCGTTATCGAGAGCTATCCGAAAGGTATTGCCGGGTTCAAGCGTTATCTTGAGGTGATTGATACAGAGCCAGATATCGCCGATAAGCCGGGTGCGGTGGAAGTCGGTTCGCTGCGCGGAGATATTATCTTCGGAAACGTCAGCTTCGGCTATGATGACAATCGTTCGGTACTGCAGGAGATCAGCTTGAAGGTCAACGCCGGGGATACGATTGCTTTTGTCGGCCCTTCCGGCGCGGGCAAAACCACAATCTGCAGCCTGCTGCCCCGCTTCTACGACGTCACCGGCGGCAGCATCTCCATCGACGGAATAGACATCCGTGACATGAAGCTGAATTCGCTGCGCAAGCAAATCGGGATTGTGCAGCAGGACGTCTTCCTGTTCTCCGGCACAATCCGTGAGAATATCGCCTACGGCAAGCTGGATGCGGAGCTTCCGGAAATCTGGGAAGCTGCCAAACGCGCCCACCTGGAAGAGCTGATTAGCAGCCTCCCGGATGGCATGGATACAGTGATCGGGGAACGCGGCGTGAAACTGTCCGGGGGACAAAAACAACGCCTGGCTATCGCCAGAATGTTCCTCAAGAACCCTCCGATCCTGATTCTGGATGAAGCAACCTCGGCACTGGATACGGAAACGGAAGCCGCCATCCAGCAATCGCTGGCTGACCTGTCGGTGGGCCGTACCACCCTTGTGATTGCCCACCGTCTCACTACGATCAAAAATGCCGACCGGATTATTGTTGTAAACGAAGACGGCATCTCCGAGGAAGGCCGCCACGAAGAGCTGGTCAACGCCGGAGGTACCTACAGCCGCCTGTACCAGGCGCAGTATAATGCGTAA